In a genomic window of candidate division WOR-3 bacterium:
- a CDS encoding DUF1257 domain-containing protein, which translates to MSIVCIIVPVVVGGWPVFSSLAAAAAAGLGFKLMKKTEVKRVEKKTINEIELADEKSEVIEESLKPEEELVFTREGITVTFKKDVRGKFTICVSGENKTNEELNKVGRLFLNKIKQQYAYQKVKQELTKKGYTLVQETAEGGRIKLLLRRF; encoded by the coding sequence ATGTCGATAGTATGTATCATTGTTCCAGTAGTTGTTGGCGGTTGGCCAGTTTTCAGTTCCCTGGCAGCTGCTGCAGCAGCGGGTCTTGGTTTTAAGTTAATGAAAAAGACTGAGGTCAAAAGAGTAGAAAAGAAGACTATAAACGAGATTGAACTTGCTGATGAAAAGAGCGAAGTCATTGAAGAATCTTTGAAACCCGAAGAAGAACTTGTTTTTACAAGAGAAGGGATTACAGTTACCTTTAAAAAAGATGTAAGGGGAAAGTTTACAATCTGTGTTAGCGGTGAGAATAAGACCAATGAGGAATTAAACAAGGTAGGCAGGCTGTTTTTAAATAAGATCAAACAGCAATATGCCTATCAAAAGGTTAAACAGGAGTTAACAAAAAAGGGTTATACGCTCGTGCAGGAGACTGCTGAAGGAGGCAGGATTAAGTTGCTGCTGAGAAGATTTTAA
- a CDS encoding PilT/PilU family type 4a pilus ATPase produces the protein MNQFYNLLKTAREANASDLHLVTGTPPFMRVNGEIIIMNYETLTPGKIRAMLMEVIREDQLKRFEVERELCLAFSLPDIGYFRVSLYYHRGNMEAAIRLGIFEIKSFEELGLPPILVELSRKVSGLLLITGATGMGKTTTFNAIIDFINRERRCKIITIEDPVEYIHTPIKSIIVQQEAYTDAKSFSRALVHILRQNPDIIGVGEMRDLETISTTLTAAETGHLVIATLHTIDAASSVDRIIDVFPPHQQEQIRFQLASVLLAVICQRLLPRADKKGRVLATEVLIANDAVRNVIKEKKTNQIDNIIRTNAAQHMQSMDEVIKDLYMRGLITYDVAVSAAKNPRIFDRLVGGIGK, from the coding sequence ATGAACCAATTCTACAATCTTTTGAAGACCGCTCGTGAGGCGAATGCCTCGGATTTGCACCTGGTCACGGGTACACCTCCCTTTATGAGGGTTAACGGTGAAATCATCATTATGAATTACGAAACCCTCACACCAGGAAAGATTAGAGCTATGCTTATGGAAGTAATTCGCGAAGACCAGCTAAAGAGGTTTGAAGTTGAAAGGGAATTATGTCTTGCCTTTTCTTTGCCTGATATTGGATATTTCAGGGTCAGCCTTTACTATCATCGGGGTAATATGGAAGCAGCGATAAGATTGGGCATATTTGAAATCAAGAGTTTTGAAGAACTTGGTTTGCCACCGATTCTCGTTGAATTAAGCAGGAAAGTCAGTGGTCTACTACTTATAACTGGGGCAACCGGTATGGGTAAAACCACTACATTCAATGCAATTATTGATTTTATTAACCGTGAGCGCCGCTGTAAAATTATTACAATTGAAGACCCGGTGGAGTATATACACACGCCGATAAAGAGTATCATTGTTCAGCAGGAGGCATACACGGATGCAAAATCATTCTCCCGGGCACTTGTTCATATTTTGAGGCAGAATCCAGACATTATCGGCGTTGGGGAAATGAGAGACCTTGAAACGATTTCAACTACTTTAACTGCGGCCGAGACCGGTCATCTTGTTATCGCTACACTGCACACGATTGATGCCGCATCAAGTGTTGATAGAATAATAGATGTATTTCCACCCCATCAACAGGAACAAATTCGTTTTCAGCTTGCTTCGGTACTCCTGGCGGTAATATGTCAGAGGTTGTTACCGAGGGCGGACAAAAAGGGTCGAGTTCTTGCCACAGAAGTTCTGATTGCCAATGATGCAGTGAGGAATGTTATAAAAGAGAAAAAGACAAATCAGATAGATAATATTATTCGAACCAACGCTGCCCAGCATATGCAGAGTATGGATGAAGTGATAAAAGATTTATATATGCGTGGGCTTATAACATATGATGTTGCAGTTTCTGCGGCTAAGAATCCAAGAATATTTGATAGATTAGTTGGGGGTATAGGAAAATAA
- a CDS encoding DUF2997 domain-containing protein yields the protein MSKTELEIIIDENGEVHLDIKGVKGKKCVEIAEIVKGIIGEMKSKKHKPEFYEADVHISSKIDAKKQHTD from the coding sequence ATGTCAAAAACAGAACTTGAAATAATAATTGATGAGAATGGAGAAGTTCATCTTGACATTAAAGGTGTAAAAGGAAAAAAATGTGTAGAAATTGCTGAGATTGTAAAAGGGATAATTGGTGAAATGAAAAGTAAGAAACACAAGCCTGAGTTCTATGAGGCCGATGTGCACATATCTTCGAAGATTGATGCAAAAAAACAGCATACTGATTAG
- the lepB gene encoding signal peptidase I, translating into MKCPKCGWGNLPGAKECLQCGSTLDALTEIEVYPPRSKKKSKVKREKFAKRTTGTEQPIADSLSFLLRYTRKSVKFVSKVAPVYSKILLVLIAGFIPGFIQILQKRYNNGLLFISTALLLFVLFFVFITNIASNFFLYLLIALILYSSYDAVIHYYKIKNYILTPIVRVGIILSSVSIGFLLYSIFLIMFNIFYLRVTIPTESLAPTFMKGDEILINRRAYQNKLPQRGDIVAAKHEYITTIERIIGIPGDEISIIQGKIFVNGNEISNTAGPLAQVRNITASISLPDSSYFLFAYFLYNSGAQLVKFHLRDILGKAVVIINPPERRGFIQ; encoded by the coding sequence ATGAAGTGTCCTAAGTGTGGCTGGGGAAATTTACCAGGTGCGAAAGAATGTTTGCAGTGTGGTTCGACATTAGATGCACTAACAGAAATAGAAGTATATCCCCCCAGATCAAAGAAGAAGTCTAAAGTCAAAAGAGAAAAATTTGCAAAACGAACAACCGGTACCGAGCAGCCAATTGCCGATTCATTAAGTTTTCTTCTCAGGTATACCAGAAAATCAGTTAAATTTGTTTCAAAAGTGGCCCCCGTCTATTCAAAAATCCTGCTCGTTTTAATCGCTGGCTTTATCCCTGGATTTATTCAGATACTACAAAAAAGGTATAACAACGGTCTATTGTTTATATCTACAGCGTTATTGCTTTTCGTGCTATTTTTTGTTTTTATTACCAACATCGCATCCAATTTTTTTCTCTATTTACTTATAGCATTAATACTATATTCATCTTACGATGCAGTAATTCATTACTACAAAATAAAAAATTACATATTAACTCCTATTGTACGAGTCGGAATAATTCTAAGTTCAGTTTCTATAGGTTTTTTGCTTTATTCTATATTTTTGATTATGTTTAATATCTTTTATCTCCGCGTCACAATACCAACAGAAAGTCTCGCACCAACTTTTATGAAAGGAGATGAAATTTTAATTAACCGAAGGGCTTATCAGAATAAGTTGCCGCAGAGAGGAGATATCGTAGCTGCAAAACATGAATACATAACTACTATCGAACGGATTATCGGAATCCCCGGTGATGAGATTTCAATCATACAAGGGAAAATTTTTGTAAACGGCAATGAAATTTCTAATACAGCAGGTCCTCTTGCTCAGGTACGAAATATTACTGCTTCTATTTCCCTTCCTGACAGCTCTTATTTTCTCTTCGCATATTTCCTCTATAATTCAGGCGCTCAGTTGGTGAAATTCCATTTGCGTGATATCTTAGGCAAGGCAGTTGTAATCATCAATCCACCAGAAAGGAGAGGTTTTATCCAATGA
- a CDS encoding tetratricopeptide repeat protein translates to MGRFENLEISIKQKPEPADIKKGFDDAYYLKLAQDAQLNGDFEAALRYYSRALSYKIDIPEAWSGQVLCLIDLGEFDEAIVWADKACEVIGINAELLALKAMALGRKGEIERALGYSEQAMKKGSNSLLFWLSRGDIVIARDFKNAEFCFKKALECDNRNPFTHIRIGISYLSVNEPAPALKHFKSALELCPKSPFIYFLIGKSYQMMGLLKNAKEYYERALKIKPDYPDCIEAYKGIVGQNIFSKIYYWIKRNFFMPEGD, encoded by the coding sequence ATGGGAAGATTTGAAAATCTTGAAATCTCTATAAAACAGAAACCCGAACCAGCAGATATCAAAAAAGGATTTGATGATGCATATTATCTGAAATTAGCACAGGATGCCCAGTTAAATGGTGATTTTGAGGCAGCATTGAGATATTATTCAAGGGCGTTGAGTTATAAAATTGATATCCCTGAAGCCTGGAGCGGTCAGGTTCTTTGCTTGATTGACTTAGGTGAATTTGATGAGGCAATAGTATGGGCTGATAAGGCGTGCGAGGTAATCGGGATAAACGCGGAATTGCTCGCCTTAAAAGCGATGGCACTCGGAAGAAAAGGAGAGATTGAAAGGGCGCTCGGCTATTCTGAACAGGCTATGAAGAAAGGGTCTAACTCTCTACTATTCTGGTTATCACGGGGTGATATTGTAATAGCACGGGATTTCAAAAATGCTGAATTTTGTTTTAAGAAAGCCCTGGAATGCGATAACAGGAATCCATTTACTCATATCCGCATCGGAATAAGTTATCTCTCGGTAAATGAACCGGCACCCGCATTAAAACATTTTAAGAGTGCATTAGAACTCTGCCCGAAGAGTCCATTTATATATTTTTTGATTGGCAAGTCTTATCAAATGATGGGATTACTTAAGAACGCGAAGGAATACTATGAAAGGGCATTAAAAATAAAACCGGATTATCCTGATTGTATTGAAGCCTATAAAGGGATTGTGGGCCAAAATATTTTCTCAAAAATTTATTACTGGATAAAGAGGAATTTTTTTATGCCAGAGGGGGATTAG